The genomic segment TGGCTGATCACGGCCCGTGCCATCCAGGGCATCGGCGCTGCGGTCGTCGCCCCGTCCGCGCTGTCGCTCATCACCGCCGCCTTCGAGGGCGAGCAGCGCTCCCGCGCCGTCGCCTGGTACTCCGCCACCGCCGGCATCGGCGCCAGCCTCGGCCTGGTGATCGGTGGCGCCACGGCCTCGTGGTTCTCCTGGCGCGCCGGCTTCTTCATCAACGTCCCCATCGGGATCGCCATGCTGATCCTCGCGCCCCGCTTCTTGCCGCGCACACCGAAGCTTCCCGGCCGGTTCGACATCGTCGGAGCGGTCACATCGACGCTCGGTGTCGGGTCGCTGGTGTTCGCGATCCTCTACGCGGCCGAGTTCGGCTGGGCGACCGTCCCCACTCTTGTCGGGTTCGTTGTGGCCGCAGTCGTCCTGACTGTGTTCGTGGTCGCGGAGGCCCGTGCGGCGCAGCCGATCATGCCGCTGCGACTGTTCGCGAGCAGGCTGCGGACCGGGGCCTACCTGACGCGCCTGCTGTATCTGGGCGCGATGATCGGGTTCTTCTTCTTCACCAGCCAGTACCTGCAGGAAGCGCTGGGATTCACCCCGCTGCAGGCCGGGCTGGCGTTCCTGCCGATGACGGTGGTCAACTTCGCCGTCGCCGTGGCGATCCCTCGGCTGACCGCCCGCTTCGGGAACGCCCTGCCACTGACGGTCGGGGTGGTGCTCACCCTCGCCGGGATGATCTGGCTCAGCCGGATCGCACCGACCAGCGACTACCTCACGGCCGTCGCGCTGCCGATGCTGCTCATCGGAGCAGGGCAGGGACTGGCGTTCGCACCCATGACCACCTACGGCATCTCGGGCGCGACCCCGTCCGATGCCGGTGCGGCGTCGGGAGTGGTGAACACCTTCCACCAGGTCGGGTCCTCGCTCGGTCTGGGCATCCTCGTCGCCATCGCCGGCGCCGCGGTCTCCGGCACCACCACGAGCATGGCCACGGCAGTCACTGCGGAAGCGTCGGCCGCTCTCACGGCGGGCAGCGGATTCCTGCTGCTCAGCCTGATCATCGTGCTCGCGCTGGTCGTGCCGGGAGCTGCCGCCCTACGCCGGCGTGCCGCGACGGAGGCGACCGTCGAGACGCCCGCAGCCGTGAGCGCGCAGTCTCGCGCCTGACCTCCTTACTCGAGGCACCCGAACGAAAGGACTGCAACGGATGTCGGAACCTACTCCCGCCCAGCGCGCGATCGGCGACTTCGCCCCCAAGCTCGTCGAACTCACCGACGAGGTGCTGTTCGGCGACATCTGGGAGCGGCCGGGACTCGCCCGCGCGACCGCAGCCTCATCACCGTCGCCACCCTCATCGCCAACGGCTCCACCGAGCAGCTCGTCGGCCATCTGCGGATCGCGCAGCAGAACGGCCTCACCCAGGACGAACTGAAAGAAGTCATCATCCACCTGGCTTTCTACGCGGGCTGGCCCCGCGCGATGAGCGCCATCACCGTCGCCAAGAAGGTCTTCGCAGAACAGGAACCCACCGCATGATCCAGGTCACCCTCAACAATGGCGTCACCCTGCCCACCATCGGGCTCGGCGTCTTCCAGAGCCCGCCCGACGAGACCGCCGCCGCCGTCGAGACTGCGCTGCGTACGGGCTACCGACACATCGACACGGCCGCCGCGTACGGCAACGAACGGCAGGTCGGCGAAGGCCTGCGCGCATCCGGAGTCGACCGCGACGAGGTCTTCCTCGAGACCAAGGTGTGGGTCACCGACTACGGCTACGACCACACCCTCCACGCCTTCGAGAAGGCCACCGGCAAGCTCGGAGTCGACACCCTCGACCTGCTGATCCTGCACCAGCCCATCCCCACCCGGTTCGACAACACCATCGCCGCCTACAAGGCGCTGGAGACCCTGCTCGACCAGGGCAAGGTCCGCGCCATCGGAGTCAGCAACTTCATGCCGCACCACCTCGAACGCCTGCTCGCAGCGACCGACGTCGTCCCGGCCGTCAACCAGGTCGAACTGCATCCCTACTTCACCCAGCCCGAGGTGCAGAAGGCCGACGCCGCGCACGGCATTCTCACCCAGGCGTGGTCGCCTATCGGCGGCATCACGTTCTACCCGGGCTGGAGCGACGGCGCCCGCAGCGTCCTGCAGGACGCCACCATCGCCGAGATCGCCGCAGCGCACGGCAAGAGCCCTGCCCAGACCATGCTGCGCTGGGGCATCCAGCAGGGCCGGTCGGTCATCCCCAAGTCCACCAACCCCGCGCGCATCGCCGAGAACTTCGACGTCTTCGACTTCGAACTCTCCACCGACGAACTCTCCCGGATCGACGCGCTCGACACCGGTGTCCGAGGCGGGCCCGACCCCGACCAGCCGAGCGACGCGTACTTCGCCCGCGAGATCCCCGAAGCCTGAACCAGAACGACCGACAAGGAGAACGACGATGGACTACCGCCCGCTCGGACGCACCGGCGTCCAGGTCAGCCCGCTGTGCCTGGGCACCATGATGTTCGGCCCCTGGGGCAACCAGGACGAAGCGGACAGCATCCGCATCATCCACCGAGCCCTCGACGCCGGCATCAACTTCGTCGACACCGCCGACGTCTACTCGGCCGGTGTCTCGGAAGAGATCACCGGCAAGGCTCTCGCCGGCCGCCGCGACGACGTGTTCCTCGCCACGAAGTTCTTCATGCCGATGGGGGACAACCCGAACCACCGCGGCGGATCCCGCCGATGGATCATCCAGGAGGTCGAGAACTCGCTGCGCCGCCTCGGCACCGACTGGATCGACCTGTACCAGGTGCACCGCCCCGACCCCCACGTCGACATCGAAGAGACCCTCGGCGCGCTGTCCGACCTCGTCCACCAGGGCAAGATCCGCTACATCGGCTCGTCGTCCTACTCCGGGTCGCAGATCGTCGAAGCGCAGTGGACGTCCCGCGAGCGAAACCTCGAGCGGTTCATCACCGAGCAGCCCCCGTACTCGATCCTCGTGCGCGGCATCGAGGAAGACATCCTGCCCACCACACAGCGCCACGGCATGGGAACGCTGACCTACAGCCCCCTGTCGGGCGGATGGCTCTCCGGAAAATGGCGGAAGGACGCCGCCGCGTCGCCGACCTCCGCCGCCCGCCCGAGCGCCCGCTTCGACATGAACAGCCCCGCCAACCAGCGGAAGCTGGACATCGTCGAGGAGCTCGCGCTCCTCGCCGAGGCCAACGACATGACCCTCATCGAGCTCGCCATCGCGTTCGTGCTGAACCACCCCGGCGTGACCGCGGCCATCGTCGGGCCCCGGACGATGGAACAGCTCGAGTCCTACATGCCCGCCGCAGACATCCGGCTCTCGACGGCCGTCCTAGACCGCATCGACCAGCTCGTCGCGCCCGGCGTCACCCTCAACCCCGACGACAACAGCTACGGCGCCCACGAGCTGCTGCCCGCAGCGCGCCGCCGCTGACGGCACCGAAACGACAGGACTCACCGTGTCCTCTGCCATCCGCGCAGGCGCAGCGGTCGGGGTCGCGCTCCTCGGCGCGACCCTGACCTCCTGCGCCGCCTCCGACCCCGACTCCGGGCGCCGAGCAGAGCGGTCGGAGTCGAGCTACCGAGACGGCGAATACACCGCCACCGGGTGGTACGGCTCACTGCCCTCGCACCACGACGTCACCCTCACCATCCGCAACGACACCGTCCAGAGCGTGCGCATCACAACGCCCGCCGAAGACCCAACCTCGCTCGAGCACCAGCAGCGCTTCGCCCAAGCACTCCCTGACGCCATCGTCGGCCGCGACGTCGATGCGCTCGACATCGACCGGCTGGCCGGTGCATCGGGATGCTCGGAAGGTTTCATGAACGCCCTCGAGCAGATCAAGTCCGCCGCATTCCGGTCGCCCGCAGATTCCTGACACACAGAAAGTCCCCCGATGACCACCTCCCCAGCTCTGACCATCCTCCTCGTCGGCGGCACCGGCAGCATCGGCCGCCACGTCGTCACCGCCGCACGCCGCGCCGGACACCACGTGCGAGTCCTCACGCGCACCCATGCCGCCGTCGAGGGCGCAGACGTGGTGGTCGGAGACCTCACCGACGCCAAGAGCCTCGGCGCCGCCGTTGACGGGGTCGACGCCGTCATCTTCACCCACGGCACCCACGGCGGCGAACCCGGCGTACGCGACGTCGACTACGGCGGAGTCCGCAACGTCCTCGAAGCCGCCGGCGCGCGCCGCATCCGCATCGCACTGATGACCGCCATCGGCGTCACCGTCCGTCACGGCTCCTACAACCGCTCCACGAAAGCACACGACTGGAAGCGCCGCGCCGAACGCCTCGTGCGCGCCAGCGGACACCCCTACACCATCGTCCGCCCCGGCTGGTTCGACTACAACGATCCAGACCAGCACCACCTGCACTTCCTGCAGGGCGACCACCGTCGCGCCGGCGACGCCTCGGACGGCGTCATCGCCCGCTCCCAGATCGCCGACATCCTCGTCGCCTCCCTCACCTCACCCGGTGCCACCTCCAAGACGTTCGAACTCGTCGCCGAACCCGGAGCCGCCCAGACCGACCTGGAACCGCCTTTCACAGCGCTCGCGCCCGACGCGGGCTTGGAGGGGCCGGGAGATCGCGACAACCAGCCCATCACCGACGAACCCCAAGACGTCCGCGACGACTTGGACCGGATCACAGGGCTGGCCGACGCATGAGCAGCGAGGGCGACGACGTCGCCGCCGACATCACGCGCGCCTACCAGGCACTATGCGCGGCAATGGTCGACGCCCATACGGACGAGCTCAGCGATCTGCTCGCGTCCGACTTCACGCTCACGCACATGACGGGATACCTGCAGCCCAAACGCGAGTGGCTCAACGACATCGGCAGCGACCGCATGACCTACCACTCCATCCGCAACGTGACCATCGACACGAAGGTGGACGGCACGGAAGCGACGCTCATCGGGCGGTCCCACACACACGCCACGATCTGGGGAGCGGAGGGAACCTGGCCGCTCGAGCTCCGAGTCGAGTACCTCCGAACCACCTCCGCATGGGTAGCGCAGCGAATCGTCGCCACCACATGGTGAAGCTGATTAGACGGCAACGCAACCTCGAACCGAACTGTCCCTCGATCGGCGAGATCCTGGAATGGAATCAGCGCCAACGTCGACGCGACGACTTCTTGCACGGTTGTGTTGGTAGAACTTCTCGACGCACTCACGCCTTCGCGCTACCCGCGGGAGGCCTTGGACTTCTCACGCCGCGCTGCCATCCATAGCCGCGTAGAACTGCTCTTCCGCCACGCGGCGGCTTGCGGTGTCTTCGAGCACGAACCTGATGAAGTCCTCGTCGCGGGTGGTGATGACTGTGTCTTCGACGGTCAAGGCTGGATGCCGATGCGCGCAGACGTGACGGGCACAAGCAGCACATCGGGGTTCAGTCGCGTCAAGTCGACGAAGAGAGTGATGCAAGGCCTCTTCCGTGCCGGCTATGCGAAGTTGGTTCGCCGTCTCACAGTCGGCCACTAGTTGGCCAGTCATAGATGATTGCTCTGTGAACTCGGATCTTCGCGCCCGTCGCCGCGGAAGCGATGGGCGAGGATTTGTGAAGCGCCATCTCATCGCCGTCATCAGCATCGTGACAGTGGCGGTCGTGGGTGCGATCGTCGCGATCGTCATCGGTTGGACTGGGGTGGGTGACTGGCGACCACTCTGTGACGCATTCAACTGGTGCGTAGGCCCGTCGCAAGCCTCACCCGACGATTCGCCGCCGTCGACTTCGCCTCATCCGTCCGATACACCTTCGTACTCGGCATCGGCAACTGCGCCGAACGCGACGCCAACGCCCACATCCGAGCAACCGACACAGCGCTTGAAACAAGAAACGGTCACGCTATCCGACAGCTCATCGACGCCGATTAAGGATTCGGGCCTGCGAGTCTCGACCGGTTATGTCTTCGATGGCTTCGCACGAGTTCGCATCTCGACTGATGAGAGTCGATGTGAAGAATTGCTGAACGT from the Microbacterium atlanticum genome contains:
- a CDS encoding MFS transporter; the protein is MSSITDAIRTTTLHKGAILTVILVSYFMILLDNSVIFTALPSLQADLQLTGTELAWVQDAYTLVFGGLLLLGARAGDILGRKPVFIFGLIVFSVASLLIALSPAGWWLITARAIQGIGAAVVAPSALSLITAAFEGEQRSRAVAWYSATAGIGASLGLVIGGATASWFSWRAGFFINVPIGIAMLILAPRFLPRTPKLPGRFDIVGAVTSTLGVGSLVFAILYAAEFGWATVPTLVGFVVAAVVLTVFVVAEARAAQPIMPLRLFASRLRTGAYLTRLLYLGAMIGFFFFTSQYLQEALGFTPLQAGLAFLPMTVVNFAVAVAIPRLTARFGNALPLTVGVVLTLAGMIWLSRIAPTSDYLTAVALPMLLIGAGQGLAFAPMTTYGISGATPSDAGAASGVVNTFHQVGSSLGLGILVAIAGAAVSGTTTSMATAVTAEASAALTAGSGFLLLSLIIVLALVVPGAAALRRRAATEATVETPAAVSAQSRA
- a CDS encoding carboxymuconolactone decarboxylase family protein; protein product: MANGSTEQLVGHLRIAQQNGLTQDELKEVIIHLAFYAGWPRAMSAITVAKKVFAEQEPTA
- a CDS encoding aldo/keto reductase, encoding MIQVTLNNGVTLPTIGLGVFQSPPDETAAAVETALRTGYRHIDTAAAYGNERQVGEGLRASGVDRDEVFLETKVWVTDYGYDHTLHAFEKATGKLGVDTLDLLILHQPIPTRFDNTIAAYKALETLLDQGKVRAIGVSNFMPHHLERLLAATDVVPAVNQVELHPYFTQPEVQKADAAHGILTQAWSPIGGITFYPGWSDGARSVLQDATIAEIAAAHGKSPAQTMLRWGIQQGRSVIPKSTNPARIAENFDVFDFELSTDELSRIDALDTGVRGGPDPDQPSDAYFAREIPEA
- a CDS encoding aldo/keto reductase, whose protein sequence is MDYRPLGRTGVQVSPLCLGTMMFGPWGNQDEADSIRIIHRALDAGINFVDTADVYSAGVSEEITGKALAGRRDDVFLATKFFMPMGDNPNHRGGSRRWIIQEVENSLRRLGTDWIDLYQVHRPDPHVDIEETLGALSDLVHQGKIRYIGSSSYSGSQIVEAQWTSRERNLERFITEQPPYSILVRGIEEDILPTTQRHGMGTLTYSPLSGGWLSGKWRKDAAASPTSAARPSARFDMNSPANQRKLDIVEELALLAEANDMTLIELAIAFVLNHPGVTAAIVGPRTMEQLESYMPAADIRLSTAVLDRIDQLVAPGVTLNPDDNSYGAHELLPAARRR
- a CDS encoding SDR family oxidoreductase; its protein translation is MTTSPALTILLVGGTGSIGRHVVTAARRAGHHVRVLTRTHAAVEGADVVVGDLTDAKSLGAAVDGVDAVIFTHGTHGGEPGVRDVDYGGVRNVLEAAGARRIRIALMTAIGVTVRHGSYNRSTKAHDWKRRAERLVRASGHPYTIVRPGWFDYNDPDQHHLHFLQGDHRRAGDASDGVIARSQIADILVASLTSPGATSKTFELVAEPGAAQTDLEPPFTALAPDAGLEGPGDRDNQPITDEPQDVRDDLDRITGLADA
- a CDS encoding nuclear transport factor 2 family protein codes for the protein MSSEGDDVAADITRAYQALCAAMVDAHTDELSDLLASDFTLTHMTGYLQPKREWLNDIGSDRMTYHSIRNVTIDTKVDGTEATLIGRSHTHATIWGAEGTWPLELRVEYLRTTSAWVAQRIVATTW